GCTCTCAGGCCGGACTGACCACCTTCAGCCTGGACGGGCNNNNNNNNNNNNNNNNNNNNNNNNNNNNNNNNNNNNNNNNNNNNNNNNNNNNNNNNNNNNNNNNNNNNNNNNNNNNNNNNNNNNNNNNNNNNNNNNNNNNNNNNNNNNNNNNNNNNNNNNNNNNNNNNNNNNNNNNNNNNNNNNNNNNNNNNNNNNNNNNNNNNNNNNNNNNNNNNNNNNNNNNNNNNNNNNNNNNNNNNNNNNNNNNNNNNNNNNNNNNNNNNNNNNNNNNNNNNNNNNNNNNNNNNNNNNNNNNNNNNNNNNNNNNNNNNNNNNNNNNNNNNNNNNNNNNNNNNNNNNNNNNNNNNNNNNNNNNTCAGCCGGCCCAGGACGTGTCCCACCCGGCTATTGCGGTCAATCTCGACGCCTGCATCCAGTGTACCCGCTGCCAGCGCGCCTGCCGCGAGGAACAGGTCAACGACGTGATCGGCTATGCCCGACGCGGCAGCCAGGCCGAAATTGTCTTTGATATTGGCGATCCCATGGGCCACAGCTCGTGCGTCGGCTGCGGCGAGTGCGTTCAGGCCTGTCCGACCGGCGCGCTGATGCCGGCGGGCGAGGTGGGACTGACCGAGCCGGACAAGACCGTAGACTCGGTGTGTCCCTACTGCGGGGTGGGCTGTCTGCTGACCTACCACGTCAAGGACAACACCATTCTGTACGTCACCGGCCGGGACGGACCGGCCAACCACGGACGGCTGTGCGTCAAAGGCCGCTTTGGCTTCGACTATGTGACCCACCCCCACCGTCTGACACAACCCCTGATCCGCAAGCCCGGTGTGCCCAAGTCGGCCGAGGTCGACTTCGATCCGTCCCGCTGGCAAGACATCTTCCGTGAGGCCGACTGGGACGAAGCCCTGGACCTCGCTGCCACCGGCCTGAAAAAAATCCGTGACGCACGCGGCGGCCGGGCTCTGGCCGGCTTTGGCTCGGCCAAGGGCAGCAACGAGGAGGCGTATCTGTTTCAGAAGCTGGTCCGGACCGGCTTCGGTACCAATAATGTCGACCACTGCACCCGCCTGTGCCACGCCTCGTCGGTGGCCGCCCTGCTCGAAGGCATCGGCTCGGCCGCGGTCTCCAATCAGGTCGAGGACGTGGCCGAGGCCGAGGTGATTGTCATCATCGGCTCGAATACGCCCGAAAACCATCCGGTGGCCGCCACCTTCATGAAAAACGCGGCCAAGGCCGGAAAAACCCTGATCGTCATGGACCCGCGGCGCACCGAACTGGCCCGCCATGCCAGCTATTATCTCCAGTTCAAGCCCGACACCGACGTGGCGCTGCTGAACGCCATGATCTACACCATCATCGAAGAGGACTTGGTCAACACCGCGTTTGTCGAACAGCGGACCGAAGACTTTGCCTTGATTCGCCACAACGTGGCCGGCTTCAGCCCCGAGGAGATGGCTCCCGTCTGCGGCATTGAGGCGGCACGCATTCGGGAGGTGGCCCGCCGCTATGCCAGCGCCTCGGGTTCGATGATCTTCTGGGGCATGGGCATCTCGCAGCATATTCACGGCACCGATAACGCCCGGTGTCTGATCGCCCTGGCCCTGATGACCGGTCAGGTCGGCCGGCCGGGGACCGGTCTGCATCCGCTGCGCGGCCAGAACAACGTGCAGGGCGCGTCTGATGCGGGTCTGGTCCCGATGGTCTTTCCCGACTATCAGCGGGTCGACAACGACGACGCCCACGAGCGGTTCGAGGCGCTGTGGCACACCACGCTGGACGATAAACCGGGCCTGACGGTCGTCGAGATCATGAACGCGATTCTGGATGGCAGCCTCCACGGCATGTACATCATGGGCGAAAATCCGGCCATGTCCGACCCCAACCTGCACCACGCCCGCCAGGCTCTGGCCGGGCTGGATCATCTGGTGGTCCAAGACCTGTTTCTGACCGAAACCGCCTTTTTTGCCGACGTGGTGCTGCCGGCCTCGGCCTTTCCCGAAAAAACCGGCACGTTCACCAATACGGACCGTCGGGTGCAGCTGGGGCGGCGGGCGCTCGACCCGCCGGGCAACGCCCGCCAGGATCTGGACATCATCCAGGCCATCGCCCGGCGGCTGGGTCTGGACTGGCACTACGCCGATGCCGAGAGCGTGTTTGTCGAGATGCGCCAGGCCATGGCCAGCATCGGCGGGATCAGCTGGCAGCGCCTGGAGCGCGACAGCTCGGTCACCTACCCCTGCACCAGTGAGGACGACCCGGGCCAGCCGGTCGTTTTCCAAGCCGACTTTCCCACCCCCAGCGGCCGGGGCCGCTTTGTGCCGGCCCGGCTGATCAGCGCCGATGAGCTGCCGGACAAGGACTTCCCCTACGTCTTGATCACCGGCCGGCAGCTCGAACACTGGCATACCGGCGCCATGACCCGCCGCTCGCGGGTGTTGGACGCGATTGAGCCCCAGCCGGTGATCAATATCCATCCCGAGGACTTGGCAGGCATCGGCGGCACGGAGGGCGACCTGCTCAGAGTCGTCTCGCGCCGCGGCGAGCTGATCGCCTACGCCCGGGCCGACAGCAGCATGCAGCGGGAGGAGATTTTCATTCCGTTCTGCTACCAGGAGGCTGCGGCC
This is a stretch of genomic DNA from Desulfurellaceae bacterium. It encodes these proteins:
- the fdhF gene encoding formate dehydrogenase subunit alpha gives rise to the protein QPAQDVSHPAIAVNLDACIQCTRCQRACREEQVNDVIGYARRGSQAEIVFDIGDPMGHSSCVGCGECVQACPTGALMPAGEVGLTEPDKTVDSVCPYCGVGCLLTYHVKDNTILYVTGRDGPANHGRLCVKGRFGFDYVTHPHRLTQPLIRKPGVPKSAEVDFDPSRWQDIFREADWDEALDLAATGLKKIRDARGGRALAGFGSAKGSNEEAYLFQKLVRTGFGTNNVDHCTRLCHASSVAALLEGIGSAAVSNQVEDVAEAEVIVIIGSNTPENHPVAATFMKNAAKAGKTLIVMDPRRTELARHASYYLQFKPDTDVALLNAMIYTIIEEDLVNTAFVEQRTEDFALIRHNVAGFSPEEMAPVCGIEAARIREVARRYASASGSMIFWGMGISQHIHGTDNARCLIALALMTGQVGRPGTGLHPLRGQNNVQGASDAGLVPMVFPDYQRVDNDDAHERFEALWHTTLDDKPGLTVVEIMNAILDGSLHGMYIMGENPAMSDPNLHHARQALAGLDHLVVQDLFLTETAFFADVVLPASAFPEKTGTFTNTDRRVQLGRRALDPPGNARQDLDIIQAIARRLGLDWHYADAESVFVEMRQAMASIGGISWQRLERDSSVTYPCTSEDDPGQPVVFQADFPTPSGRGRFVPARLISADELPDKDFPYVLITGRQLEHWHTGAMTRRSRVLDAIEPQPVINIHPEDLAGIGGTEGDLLRVVSRRGELIAYARADSSMQREEIFIPFCYQEAAANLLTNEALDPYGKIPEFKYCAVQVEVARGAEA